From Streptomyces asiaticus, one genomic window encodes:
- a CDS encoding polymorphic toxin-type HINT domain-containing protein, with product MVATLLQGVAQPAVAADDGKGRPVLPRAEQPVPGTIGKVKPRTVMKGPRTPQSAPRTTWPRAASGVVTLPAAGGKAGTGPKKVRGLPLALDAEGGRGKAARGDVTARVLGREVARKAGVDGPLFTLQPHPGQKSVKNTMAGRVRARIDYASFAGVYGGGYASRLTLVELPACVLTTPARRQCRTPKPVEVVNDTEKRTLTAQDLSLRAGEPTVLTAVAEEKGDKGDYKATSLSPSATWNTNLNTGDFTWSYGMPVPDVPGGLTPSVGVSYSSGGVDGRTANTNNQSSWVGDGFDLWPGYIERRYKPCAEDGVKNADGGKPGDLCWAYDNAFISFNGKGGELVPNGTNSWKLKSDDGTKIDRLYGSTDNVRGNDARNDEYWRVTTPDGNRYYFGYNRLPGWADGKETTDSAWTTPVFGNGADEPCHGATFADSWCQQAWRWNLDYVVDPHGNAIAYYYDKETNSYGRNLKAKDNTRYVRGGDLDRIEYGLKSSSMYGTKALAKVDFTSGERCLPDEQTDCASIDKDAFYWYDTPWDLNCTVDEDCDDGRLSPVFFTRKRLTRITAQALDSGTYKDVDSWAFAHRWGKADTDYQLELESIQRTGHSADPAITLPKTTFAYTQLANRLDKTGDGYAPFIKDRLSTVADESGGQIDVKYSAEECDWDSLPTPQTNTTLCFPQYVGGSTSDDPERQWFNKYVVTSVTTTDRTGGAPDQVTAYDYKGGAAWHYDDDDGLTKEKFKTWSQWRGYGQVRVQTGGQGGTGAMKSQQDTYFLRGMDGDRKDTGGGTRSVTVALDDDEGDPITDHDSAAGFAYKTVSFSGPGGKVLTKTINRPWHHETAKKVRDWGTVTANLTGTAHTKTFTSLDDGAGTKWRTASTATSFDTVAGRITQVDDFGDNDTAADNTCTRTTYATNTDKNILTLPSRVEAVATACDTTANRPDDVISDARTAYDGGTYGDAPTKGDATGTAVLKKYDGTTAVYVESGSTYDSYGRKLTSTDLTADVTVTAAGALKRTARTDGRTTTTAYTPASGLPTSAKVTSPPAKTGDASTAQTTTTTRDVLRGLPLTQTDTNDKVTNYAYDALGRSTKVWLADRLTGQTPTYEFTYTVTDRQPVAVGTKTLGNNGTQQTSYTLYDGLLRERQTQAPGPDGGRLLTDVFYDERGLKAKDFATYYADGKPSGTLFKPEDALNVETQNRYTYDGLGRQTEARQIAGNGDGGTVLGVTKTIHGGDRTTVIPPVGGTATTTLTDARGKTTELRQLHQRTVGAAYDTTTYAYTPRGELKTVTDPAKNTWSYSYDLLGQLTRAKDPDKGTTSSVYDDRGQLTSTTDGRNTTLAYVYDGLGRRTELRKDSPTGELRAKWVYDTVSNSKGYLAESTRYDNGRAYTSKVVAYDRLYRALRTSVTIPAEEGPLQGTYLSATTYKVSGLVEGKGYPKAGSLPAATMAYTYEDETLRPIAIDGSQGVKSSVLYSLTGKPQQYELSSGGGKKTWATNTYEWGTQRLATARVDRQDVAGVDQYNTYRYDEAGNVLSVSDVSRSGTDNQCFTYDYLQRLTEAWTQGGKECAATPSGSVLGGPAPYWTSYTYDQVGNRRTETLHNPSGDAAKDTKRTYDYPDPGSAQPHTLTAVKASGPSGTAQDTFGYDKSGNNTTRKLGGDTQTLDWDTEGHLSKVTEPVEGGADKVTEYLYDADGNRLIGRTSTETTLYLGATEITLPKGSSTPRATRYIDLGGGHQAVQQDDGSVSFTLADHHGTAQLAIDAASQKLTQRRTLPFGDLRGEEPAAWPGTKGFVGGTDDTKATGLTHLGAREYDPTTGRFLSVDPVMDLTDPQQINGYAYANNNPVTGSDPTGRFCDGCSADGANNNWTPSHGPGCTTEGCYDTSGRILYPVSSGPSRARPSGGNSYRPGRTINITQKKGELRLEGIRIPSAGELAKRFPGYDSEEQLQRWAQQKCYSPSTRPEGFCSAAEAIGLVNYEQNGFEKLVTAVAVSVASPDIGAWKSCLSGKSLKACGAASLDLPWARAFKGLKVLKACNSFTPDTQVLMADGTTKPIEDVQIGDKVLATDPKTGKTTTKTVTAEIKGNGLKHLVRITLDLDGKRGEKTASITATDGHPFWVPELHAWINATDLRTGQWLRTSAGTHLQITAVKYWTQQATVHNLTITDLHTYYVLAGATPVLVHNSTPCDPPLKSLHPDSSLDKSSLDFWGKQDTEDIVFSLRPGAKEALRVKPDGTIANGNTRIKVLRDRGYDIDSLPREPYGSSRPMTDEDFWDMDQ from the coding sequence ATGGTCGCGACCTTGCTGCAGGGAGTGGCGCAGCCTGCTGTTGCCGCAGACGACGGAAAAGGACGCCCTGTCCTTCCCCGTGCGGAGCAGCCGGTGCCCGGCACGATCGGCAAGGTCAAGCCGCGCACGGTCATGAAGGGGCCCCGTACCCCGCAGTCCGCCCCTCGCACCACTTGGCCGAGGGCGGCATCAGGGGTGGTGACACTTCCCGCCGCCGGTGGGAAGGCCGGGACAGGGCCGAAAAAGGTGCGTGGCCTGCCGCTGGCCCTGGATGCGGAAGGGGGGCGCGGCAAGGCAGCCCGCGGTGACGTTACTGCCCGGGTGCTGGGTCGCGAGGTAGCGCGGAAGGCCGGGGTTGACGGACCGCTGTTCACGCTGCAGCCCCACCCGGGGCAGAAAAGCGTGAAGAACACCATGGCGGGCCGGGTACGGGCCCGAATCGACTACGCGTCCTTCGCCGGGGTCTACGGTGGCGGCTACGCGTCCCGACTGACGTTGGTCGAGTTGCCCGCTTGCGTGCTGACGACGCCGGCCAGACGGCAGTGCCGTACGCCCAAGCCTGTCGAGGTCGTCAACGACACCGAGAAACGGACTCTCACCGCTCAGGACCTGTCTTTGCGTGCGGGTGAACCGACGGTGCTGACGGCCGTAGCAGAAGAGAAGGGAGACAAGGGGGACTACAAGGCCACCTCGCTCTCGCCTTCTGCGACGTGGAACACCAACCTGAACACCGGCGACTTCACCTGGTCGTACGGTATGCCCGTACCGGACGTGCCAGGCGGACTGACACCGAGCGTAGGAGTGTCGTACTCCTCGGGCGGAGTCGACGGCCGCACCGCGAACACCAACAACCAGTCCTCCTGGGTGGGCGACGGCTTCGACCTGTGGCCGGGCTACATCGAACGCCGCTACAAACCATGCGCGGAAGACGGAGTGAAGAACGCGGACGGCGGCAAGCCGGGCGATCTGTGCTGGGCCTACGACAACGCGTTCATCTCCTTCAACGGCAAGGGCGGGGAGCTGGTGCCCAACGGCACCAACTCCTGGAAGCTCAAGAGTGACGACGGCACGAAGATCGACCGCCTCTACGGTTCGACCGACAACGTACGCGGTAACGATGCGAGGAATGACGAGTACTGGCGGGTCACCACACCCGACGGCAACCGCTACTACTTCGGCTACAACCGCCTGCCGGGATGGGCCGATGGCAAGGAGACCACCGATTCCGCGTGGACGACGCCGGTGTTCGGCAATGGTGCCGACGAGCCTTGCCATGGGGCGACGTTCGCCGACTCCTGGTGCCAGCAGGCATGGCGATGGAACCTGGACTACGTCGTCGACCCCCACGGCAACGCCATCGCCTACTACTACGACAAGGAAACGAACTCCTACGGCCGCAACCTCAAGGCCAAGGACAACACCCGCTACGTCCGCGGGGGTGACCTGGACCGGATCGAGTACGGCCTGAAGTCGTCCTCGATGTACGGCACCAAGGCGCTGGCCAAGGTCGACTTCACCAGCGGCGAGCGCTGCCTGCCTGATGAGCAGACCGACTGCGCGTCCATCGACAAGGACGCTTTCTACTGGTACGACACCCCCTGGGACCTGAACTGCACGGTGGACGAGGACTGCGACGACGGTCGGCTCTCGCCGGTGTTCTTCACGCGCAAGCGGCTGACCCGGATCACCGCACAGGCCCTCGACAGCGGCACCTACAAGGATGTCGACTCCTGGGCGTTCGCCCATCGCTGGGGCAAGGCTGACACCGACTACCAACTGGAGCTGGAATCCATTCAGCGCACCGGCCACAGCGCTGACCCAGCCATCACGCTACCGAAGACCACGTTCGCCTACACCCAGTTGGCCAACCGCCTGGATAAGACCGGCGACGGTTACGCACCGTTCATCAAGGACCGGCTGTCCACGGTCGCCGATGAGTCCGGTGGGCAGATCGACGTCAAGTACTCCGCTGAGGAATGTGACTGGGACTCCCTGCCGACCCCGCAGACGAACACCACGCTCTGTTTCCCGCAGTACGTCGGCGGCAGTACCAGCGACGACCCTGAACGGCAGTGGTTCAACAAGTACGTGGTCACCTCCGTGACCACAACCGACCGCACTGGTGGCGCGCCTGATCAGGTGACCGCCTACGACTACAAGGGCGGCGCGGCCTGGCATTACGACGATGACGACGGACTGACCAAGGAGAAGTTCAAGACCTGGTCGCAGTGGCGCGGCTACGGGCAGGTGCGGGTCCAGACCGGTGGCCAGGGTGGGACGGGTGCGATGAAGTCGCAGCAGGACACCTACTTCCTGCGCGGCATGGACGGCGACCGCAAGGACACCGGAGGCGGCACCAGGAGTGTCACCGTGGCGCTCGATGATGACGAAGGCGACCCGATCACCGACCATGATTCGGCGGCCGGCTTCGCCTACAAGACAGTCAGCTTCTCCGGGCCGGGCGGAAAGGTCCTCACCAAGACCATAAACCGGCCCTGGCACCACGAGACCGCGAAAAAGGTCCGCGACTGGGGCACGGTCACAGCCAACCTCACCGGGACCGCCCACACCAAGACCTTCACCTCACTGGATGACGGGGCCGGGACCAAATGGCGGACCGCATCAACGGCCACCAGCTTCGACACGGTGGCCGGTCGGATCACCCAGGTCGACGACTTCGGTGACAACGACACCGCCGCCGACAACACCTGCACCCGCACCACCTACGCCACCAACACCGACAAGAACATCCTCACCCTCCCCTCCCGGGTAGAAGCGGTCGCCACAGCCTGTGACACGACCGCCAACCGACCGGACGACGTCATCTCCGACGCGCGAACCGCCTACGACGGCGGCACCTATGGCGACGCCCCCACGAAAGGCGACGCCACCGGAACCGCGGTACTGAAGAAGTACGACGGAACCACCGCCGTCTATGTGGAGTCCGGCTCGACCTACGACTCCTACGGACGGAAGCTCACCAGCACCGACCTGACGGCCGACGTCACCGTCACCGCGGCCGGAGCACTCAAACGGACCGCTCGCACCGACGGCCGTACCACCACAACCGCCTACACTCCCGCCTCCGGTTTGCCCACCAGCGCGAAGGTGACCTCGCCCCCCGCCAAGACCGGCGACGCGAGCACCGCGCAGACCACGACCACCACGCGCGACGTGCTGCGCGGCCTGCCGCTGACCCAGACCGACACCAACGACAAGGTCACCAACTACGCCTACGACGCCCTGGGCCGCTCCACCAAGGTCTGGCTGGCCGACCGGCTCACCGGCCAGACCCCCACCTACGAGTTCACGTACACCGTCACCGACCGGCAGCCGGTGGCGGTGGGCACCAAGACACTCGGGAACAACGGTACCCAGCAGACCTCCTACACCCTCTACGACGGCCTGCTACGTGAACGGCAGACACAAGCTCCCGGACCAGACGGCGGACGGCTGCTGACCGACGTCTTCTACGACGAACGGGGCCTGAAAGCCAAGGACTTCGCCACCTACTACGCTGACGGCAAGCCGAGCGGCACCCTGTTCAAGCCAGAAGACGCACTGAACGTCGAAACGCAGAACCGCTACACCTATGACGGCCTGGGCAGACAGACCGAGGCACGGCAAATCGCCGGAAACGGCGACGGCGGCACGGTCCTGGGCGTCACCAAGACGATCCACGGTGGCGATCGCACCACGGTCATCCCACCCGTGGGCGGTACCGCTACCACCACCCTCACCGACGCCCGCGGTAAAACCACCGAACTGCGCCAACTCCACCAGCGCACGGTCGGCGCCGCCTATGACACGACCACCTACGCCTACACACCACGCGGCGAACTGAAGACGGTCACCGACCCAGCCAAGAACACCTGGAGCTACAGCTACGACCTTCTCGGCCAGCTCACCCGTGCCAAGGACCCGGACAAGGGCACGACCAGCAGCGTCTACGACGACCGCGGTCAGCTGACCTCCACCACCGACGGACGCAACACCACCCTCGCCTACGTCTACGACGGCCTTGGCCGGCGGACCGAGCTGCGCAAGGACTCGCCCACCGGCGAGCTGAGAGCGAAATGGGTCTACGACACCGTCAGTAACTCGAAGGGCTACCTGGCGGAATCCACCCGCTACGACAACGGCCGGGCCTACACCTCCAAGGTCGTGGCCTACGACCGCCTCTACCGAGCACTGCGCACGTCCGTCACCATCCCCGCCGAAGAGGGCCCACTCCAGGGCACCTATCTGTCCGCCACTACGTACAAAGTCTCCGGACTCGTGGAAGGGAAGGGCTATCCCAAGGCCGGATCCCTTCCAGCGGCCACCATGGCCTACACCTACGAGGACGAGACCCTGCGCCCCATCGCCATCGACGGCAGCCAGGGCGTGAAATCCAGTGTCCTTTACAGTCTGACCGGCAAACCGCAGCAGTACGAACTCTCCAGCGGCGGCGGCAAGAAAACCTGGGCCACCAACACCTACGAATGGGGCACCCAGCGCCTGGCCACGGCGCGGGTGGACCGGCAGGACGTGGCGGGCGTCGACCAGTACAACACGTATCGCTACGACGAGGCGGGCAACGTGCTGTCGGTATCGGACGTCTCCCGCTCCGGCACCGACAACCAGTGCTTCACTTACGACTACTTGCAGCGCCTGACCGAGGCATGGACCCAGGGCGGCAAGGAATGCGCCGCCACCCCGAGCGGCAGTGTGCTGGGCGGCCCGGCTCCGTACTGGACCTCCTACACCTACGACCAGGTCGGCAACCGCAGGACGGAAACCCTGCACAACCCGTCGGGCGATGCCGCCAAGGACACCAAGCGCACCTACGACTATCCCGACCCGGGCAGCGCACAGCCACACACTCTGACGGCCGTCAAAGCCAGCGGGCCCAGTGGAACCGCGCAAGACACCTTCGGCTACGACAAGAGTGGCAACAACACCACCCGAAAGCTGGGCGGCGACACCCAGACCCTTGACTGGGACACCGAGGGGCACCTGTCGAAGGTGACCGAGCCGGTCGAGGGCGGTGCCGACAAGGTCACCGAATACCTCTACGACGCCGACGGCAACCGGCTCATCGGCCGCACCTCCACCGAGACCACCCTCTACCTGGGCGCCACCGAGATCACGCTGCCCAAGGGGTCATCCACACCGAGGGCCACCCGCTACATCGACCTCGGCGGCGGCCACCAGGCCGTACAACAGGACGACGGCAGCGTCTCCTTCACACTCGCCGACCATCACGGCACCGCACAACTCGCCATCGACGCCGCCTCCCAGAAACTCACCCAGCGACGCACCCTGCCCTTCGGTGATCTGCGTGGCGAGGAACCTGCCGCCTGGCCCGGCACCAAGGGCTTCGTCGGCGGGACCGACGACACCAAGGCCACCGGCCTCACCCACCTGGGCGCCCGCGAATACGACCCCACCACCGGCCGCTTCCTGTCCGTCGACCCGGTCATGGACCTGACCGACCCCCAGCAGATCAACGGCTACGCCTACGCCAACAACAACCCGGTCACCGGCTCCGACCCCACCGGGCGCTTCTGCGACGGTTGCAGCGCCGATGGCGCCAACAACAACTGGACTCCGAGCCACGGTCCGGGCTGCACCACAGAGGGCTGCTACGACACCAGTGGCCGTATCCTCTACCCGGTCTCCAGCGGCCCTTCCCGAGCCCGGCCCAGCGGCGGCAATTCCTACCGTCCCGGGCGGACGATCAACATCACCCAGAAAAAGGGTGAACTGCGGCTCGAGGGCATCAGGATTCCGTCCGCCGGCGAACTGGCGAAGCGCTTCCCGGGGTACGACAGCGAAGAGCAGCTCCAAAGATGGGCGCAGCAGAAGTGCTATTCGCCGTCCACCCGGCCCGAGGGATTCTGCTCGGCCGCCGAGGCGATCGGGCTGGTGAACTACGAACAGAACGGCTTCGAGAAACTGGTGACCGCGGTCGCGGTCAGCGTGGCCTCCCCGGATATCGGCGCGTGGAAGAGCTGCCTGAGCGGCAAGAGCCTCAAAGCCTGCGGCGCGGCCTCGCTCGACCTCCCATGGGCCCGGGCCTTCAAGGGGCTCAAGGTCCTCAAAGCCTGCAACAGCTTCACCCCAGACACCCAAGTGCTGATGGCCGACGGCACGACGAAACCTATCGAGGACGTCCAGATCGGCGACAAGGTCCTCGCCACCGACCCCAAGACCGGCAAGACCACCACCAAGACGGTCACCGCCGAGATCAAGGGCAACGGCCTGAAACACCTCGTCAGAATCACCCTCGATCTCGACGGCAAGAGGGGCGAGAAGACCGCCTCCATCACCGCGACCGACGGCCACCCCTTCTGGGTCCCCGAACTCCACGCATGGATCAACGCCACCGACCTCCGCACCGGCCAGTGGCTCCGCACCTCCGCCGGCACCCACCTCCAGATCACCGCCGTCAAGTACTGGACCCAGCAAGCCACGGTCCACAACCTCACCATCACCGACCTCCACACGTACTATGTGCTGGCGGGGGCCACTCCGGTCCTGGTTCACAATTCCACACCGTGCGATCCTCCTCTGAAGTCGCTGCACCCTGACAGTTCACTCGATAAGAGTTCGCTGGATTTCTGGGGCAAGCAAGACACAGAAGATATCGTCTTTTCGTTGAGGCCAGGTGCGAAGGAGGCGCTGAGGGTGAAGCCGGACGGGACGATCGCGAATGGAAACACTCGGATAAAGGTCCTGCGGGATCGCGGATACGATATCGACTCCTTGCCTCGCGAGCCCTATGGCAGCAGCCGACCAATGACGGACGAGGATTTCTGGGACATGGATCAATGA
- a CDS encoding LamG-like jellyroll fold domain-containing protein, giving the protein MPLGIRRCTRVSGVALVTSVILGALPHAGVQGADVRTAPVAKEARGVTSAVSEELARAAAEREGKPVEIASLRGESSEVFATPDGQLEAREYLRPVRARVDGEWKAIDTALVKTGDGMVAPKATTVDLEFSGGGSVPLVRMTKAGRELALSWPTDLPAPRLQGDTATYPDVLPDVDLRMGAQEDGFTQLLVVKSAEAAASEELAELRLKLDAGGLDVQETGTGGVAANDKGAGGAVFEAPQPVMWDSSPGPGAQETVGARAKAADVSEADDGEEPAAGESGKLAPVGVEVPAAQDELVLKPDADVLKGEGTVYPVFIDPQWYSPKASAWTMASKYWASSPQWKFNGDSDGGMGYCGWNYCQPQDTKRLFYRIPTSRFAGKSVLSAEFVVRNTWSASCDARGVQLWRTKGISSSTTWNSQNADGFWIDHLKTESFAYGYDGCAAKDAEFSVRSAVQEAADKKWSTMTFGLQASSESDRYGWKRFSDDAYLRVKYNRPPAQVRMSQLTMEYGGTCKKPGDAARVRTLGKVSANNITDPDRDSVAVQFQAKWDAGDGKGLIARWKPALTSSKRSGSDFAIALPSSIPANKTVHWYVRSYDGAQYSPWSFAGGATGCYFVYDTSVPKAPAVASGEYPASDPEDPEDPWLDGVGQYGTFELDSSSTDVTRYRWGFNGDPVSANQVSTSAGAARSVKVLPAKPGLNFVTAQAFDEAGNGSEIRTYQFRVKAGQPERATWQLDEKPGSAQAEGSTPPRTLALHGGAATGAEGVVGKGLSLNGTDGYAATDLSVVDGTRGFSVSAWVKLSEVPDHAAMVASQIGNQTAGFELYYSASYDRWVFNTFAADEPGATIVRAMPGTPGGVKAGVWTHLVGAYDSVDKKLQLFVNGKLAGTASHDIDWNARRGLMIGAGASGGEAKDFFPGTIDETQLFDKPVAQDEVDKLHAHQTVGDPGRPAVAVFHLDEETGATDIQGHGGVIPAKYVGGATTGAAGVAGKATRFNGTDGYAKIGQERAPHVNTSRSFTVSAWAKLDKKPDGAAVITAQTGEYAPGFELYYSKTYDRWAVNQYSADTADATPIRAMQPDGTQARAGEWVHLVGVHDTVANTLTLYVNGAKAGSTQLAGAFYADQSMYIGAGSYSGGVDNHFPGTIDDVRLFDRPVSATEAQQLFKQRALVKGRWTFQQAAGSPLTTPDTSASGNDMTLNGGAQVGAGWVDGGLLLDGVNDYAATSTVPVDTSASFTVTAWVQAAAVPKDEVALLSAPGALQDVFAVRYVPSTTPDSDPGRWRISMASADSKDATITHIENGQFSSPADWTHLALVYDGFARQLRLYVNGELEETACADSDGDGVSDDAACTDRISQADNVLSFKGTQPLQLGRAKTGTTWGEYWPGAVSDMWSFQGALTDTQIAQLAIGMPGMPTDVPGGD; this is encoded by the coding sequence ATGCCTTTGGGCATTCGGCGGTGTACACGCGTGTCCGGGGTGGCGTTGGTTACCTCGGTCATCTTGGGAGCGCTCCCGCACGCTGGTGTACAGGGCGCCGACGTGCGCACGGCGCCGGTTGCCAAGGAGGCGCGCGGTGTGACGAGCGCGGTGAGCGAGGAGCTGGCGCGGGCGGCTGCTGAGCGTGAGGGCAAGCCGGTGGAGATCGCCTCACTGCGGGGTGAGAGCAGCGAGGTGTTCGCCACTCCTGACGGGCAGTTGGAAGCCAGAGAGTACCTGCGTCCCGTTCGAGCGCGCGTAGATGGTGAATGGAAGGCCATCGACACCGCGCTGGTGAAGACCGGCGACGGGATGGTTGCGCCGAAGGCGACGACGGTGGACTTGGAGTTCTCCGGTGGTGGGAGTGTGCCGCTGGTGCGGATGACGAAGGCGGGGCGAGAGCTGGCCCTGTCCTGGCCCACGGACCTGCCGGCCCCGCGATTACAGGGCGACACGGCCACCTATCCGGACGTCCTGCCGGATGTGGACCTGCGGATGGGAGCCCAGGAAGACGGCTTCACGCAGCTGTTGGTGGTGAAGTCGGCCGAGGCCGCGGCCAGTGAGGAACTGGCGGAGTTACGGCTGAAGCTGGACGCGGGCGGCCTGGACGTCCAGGAAACCGGCACCGGCGGGGTCGCGGCGAACGACAAAGGCGCGGGCGGCGCGGTGTTCGAAGCGCCTCAGCCAGTGATGTGGGACTCCAGCCCCGGCCCCGGCGCACAGGAGACCGTCGGCGCACGGGCAAAGGCCGCTGACGTATCCGAAGCCGACGATGGGGAAGAGCCGGCCGCGGGTGAGTCGGGGAAGCTGGCCCCGGTGGGGGTGGAGGTACCGGCGGCGCAGGATGAGCTGGTGCTAAAGCCGGATGCCGATGTGCTGAAGGGCGAGGGTACGGTGTACCCGGTCTTCATCGACCCTCAGTGGTACTCGCCGAAAGCGTCGGCGTGGACGATGGCGTCGAAGTACTGGGCGTCGTCACCGCAGTGGAAGTTCAACGGTGACTCAGACGGCGGCATGGGGTACTGCGGCTGGAATTACTGCCAGCCGCAGGACACCAAGCGCCTCTTCTACCGGATCCCGACGTCGCGGTTCGCGGGCAAGTCGGTGCTGTCGGCGGAGTTCGTGGTGCGGAACACGTGGTCCGCCTCGTGTGACGCGCGAGGCGTGCAGCTGTGGCGCACCAAGGGGATCTCCTCCTCGACGACGTGGAACTCACAGAACGCGGACGGCTTTTGGATCGATCATCTCAAGACGGAGTCGTTCGCCTACGGCTACGACGGCTGTGCGGCAAAGGACGCGGAGTTCTCCGTGAGATCTGCCGTACAGGAGGCCGCGGACAAGAAGTGGTCGACGATGACGTTCGGCCTGCAGGCGTCCAGCGAGAGCGATCGGTACGGGTGGAAGCGGTTCTCGGATGACGCGTATCTGCGGGTGAAGTACAACCGTCCGCCCGCACAGGTCAGGATGTCGCAGCTGACCATGGAGTACGGAGGCACCTGCAAGAAGCCGGGGGACGCGGCGCGGGTGCGCACCCTGGGCAAGGTCTCCGCCAACAACATCACCGACCCGGACCGCGACAGTGTTGCGGTGCAGTTCCAGGCGAAGTGGGACGCGGGCGACGGCAAGGGGCTGATCGCGCGGTGGAAACCCGCGTTGACCTCGTCGAAGCGGTCGGGTTCGGACTTCGCGATCGCGTTGCCGTCCTCGATTCCGGCGAACAAGACCGTCCATTGGTATGTCCGCTCCTACGACGGTGCGCAGTACTCGCCGTGGTCGTTCGCGGGCGGTGCGACGGGGTGCTACTTCGTCTATGACACCTCGGTGCCGAAGGCACCCGCGGTCGCGTCGGGCGAGTATCCGGCGTCGGACCCGGAGGATCCTGAGGATCCGTGGCTGGACGGGGTGGGCCAGTACGGCACGTTCGAACTGGACTCGTCCTCCACGGATGTGACGCGGTACCGCTGGGGTTTCAACGGCGATCCGGTGTCGGCGAACCAGGTGTCCACCTCCGCCGGTGCGGCCAGGTCGGTCAAGGTGCTCCCGGCGAAGCCGGGCCTGAACTTCGTCACCGCCCAGGCCTTCGATGAGGCGGGGAACGGTTCGGAGATCCGCACCTATCAGTTCCGGGTGAAGGCCGGGCAGCCGGAGCGGGCGACGTGGCAACTGGACGAGAAGCCCGGTTCCGCTCAGGCGGAGGGTTCGACGCCGCCTCGTACGCTCGCTCTGCACGGTGGCGCCGCTACCGGGGCGGAGGGTGTTGTGGGCAAGGGGCTGTCGCTGAACGGTACGGACGGCTACGCGGCCACGGACCTGTCCGTGGTCGACGGCACCCGCGGGTTCTCGGTGTCGGCGTGGGTGAAGCTGTCGGAGGTGCCCGACCACGCGGCGATGGTGGCGTCCCAGATCGGCAACCAGACCGCCGGTTTCGAGCTGTACTACTCCGCCAGTTACGACCGGTGGGTGTTCAACACCTTCGCCGCCGACGAGCCCGGCGCCACGATCGTACGGGCGATGCCCGGCACACCGGGCGGGGTGAAGGCCGGGGTGTGGACCCATCTGGTCGGCGCGTACGACAGCGTGGACAAGAAACTGCAACTGTTCGTCAACGGCAAGCTGGCGGGCACGGCCTCCCACGACATCGACTGGAACGCCCGCCGGGGCCTGATGATCGGCGCGGGTGCGTCCGGCGGAGAGGCCAAGGACTTCTTCCCCGGCACGATCGACGAGACGCAGCTCTTCGACAAGCCCGTCGCCCAGGACGAGGTCGACAAGCTCCACGCCCACCAGACCGTCGGCGACCCAGGCCGCCCCGCGGTGGCGGTCTTCCACCTCGACGAGGAAACCGGCGCCACCGACATCCAGGGCCACGGCGGAGTGATCCCCGCTAAGTACGTGGGCGGCGCCACCACGGGAGCGGCCGGTGTGGCGGGCAAGGCCACTCGGTTCAACGGCACGGACGGATACGCCAAGATCGGCCAGGAGCGCGCTCCCCATGTCAACACCTCGCGCAGCTTCACGGTCTCGGCCTGGGCCAAGCTGGACAAGAAGCCGGACGGCGCCGCGGTCATCACAGCCCAGACCGGGGAATACGCCCCGGGCTTCGAGCTGTACTACTCCAAGACCTACGACCGGTGGGCGGTCAACCAGTACTCCGCCGACACCGCGGACGCGACACCGATCCGGGCCATGCAACCGGACGGGACGCAGGCGCGCGCGGGGGAGTGGGTGCATCTGGTCGGCGTGCACGACACGGTCGCCAACACCCTTACCCTGTACGTCAACGGGGCCAAGGCCGGATCGACTCAGCTGGCCGGTGCGTTCTATGCGGATCAGTCGATGTACATCGGAGCCGGCTCCTACAGCGGAGGGGTCGACAATCACTTCCCGGGCACGATCGACGATGTGCGGCTGTTCGACCGCCCGGTCTCGGCCACCGAGGCGCAGCAGTTGTTCAAGCAGCGCGCGCTGGTCAAGGGACGCTGGACATTCCAGCAGGCGGCCGGTTCGCCACTGACCACACCGGACACCTCCGCGTCCGGCAACGACATGACACTCAACGGCGGCGCACAGGTCGGAGCGGGCTGGGTCGACGGTGGCCTCCTGCTCGATGGCGTCAACGACTACGCCGCGACGTCCACGGTGCCGGTGGACACGAGCGCGAGTTTCACGGTGACGGCATGGGTACAAGCCGCGGCCGTACCGAAGGACGAAGTGGCGCTGCTCAGCGCGCCGGGCGCACTGCAGGATGTGTTCGCGGTGCGGTATGTGCCCAGTACCACGCCGGACTCCGACCCGGGCCGGTGGCGCATCTCCATGGCGAGTGCGGACAGCAAGGACGCCACGATCACGCATATCGAGAATGGCCAGTTCTCCAGCCCTGCTGACTGGACACATCTGGCGCTGGTCTATGACGGGTTCGCCAGGCAGCTCAGGCTCTACGTGAACGGAGAGCTGGAAGAGACCGCCTGTGCGGATAGCGATGGGGACGGTGTGTCGGACGATGCGGCCTGCACTGACCGGATCTCCCAAGCGGACAACGTGCTGTCCTTCAAAGGCACACAGCCGCTGCAACTGGGGCGTGCCAAGACCGGGACCACCTGGGGTGAGTACTGGCCAGGCGCAGTGTCCGATATGTGGTCTTTCCAGGGCGCGTTGACGGATACGCAGATCGCCCAGCTAGCCATTGGTATGCCTGGCATGCCCACGGACGTACCAGGCGGCGACTGA